The following coding sequences lie in one Silene latifolia isolate original U9 population chromosome 5, ASM4854445v1, whole genome shotgun sequence genomic window:
- the LOC141655702 gene encoding uncharacterized protein LOC141655702 — translation MYLKSYALGDAIKDGNTASEQNKAKALIFLRRHLHEGLKYEYLTVKDPLILWQNLKERYDHLTTVILPKAKFDWIHLRLQDFKSVIEYNSAMHRIASQLTLCGEKISDADMLEKTYRLFIVHNSLLSRRYRREDLKNTRTSFMLIGENATNKYSGHTRGSGPGRGRGRGRNNFRGGRGGKFKRSYSHRKGEPKDRPHDKIKKTGENPCHRCGSTGHWINTCRTPQHLVDLYKQSQKNNKGKNIEANFAAEHENFETNYADGDNNLPFVSGKFKHLDISDFMTFDPNGEIGPLIGNGSVPKLD, via the exons ATGTATCTTAAGTCTTATGCCCTTGGTGATGCTATTAAAGATGGGAATACAGCATCCGAACAAAATAAGGCCAAGGCCCTAATTTTTCTCCGTCGTCACCTCCATGAGGGACTCAAATATGAATATTTGACTGTGAAAGATCCTTTGATCTTATGGCAAAATCTGAAAGAAAGGTATGACCATCTTACAACAGTAATTCTTCCTAAAGCAAAATTTGACTGGATTCACCTAAGGTTACAGGATTTCAAATCCGTTATTGAGTATAACTCAGCCATGCACAGAATCGCTTCACAGTTAACTTTGTGTGGAGAAAAGATATCTGATGCAGATATGTTGGAAAAAACATATCGACTTTTCATAGTTCACAATTCTTTGCTTTCACGCAGATATCGTCGAGAGGATTTAAAAAATACTCGAACTAGTTTCATGCTTATTGGTG AGAATGCGACAAATAAATATTCGGGTCACACTAGAGGTAGTGGCCCTGGACGTGGACGtggacgaggacgaaacaatttTCGTGGTGGTAGAGGTGGAAAATTTAAAAGATCGTATTCTCACCGAAAGGGGGAACCAAAAGATCGTCCACATGATAAGATAAAGAAAACTGGTGAAAATCCATGTCACCGTTGTGGTAGTACAGGACATTGGATTAATACTTGTCGTACGCCGCAACATCTTGTTGATCTTTACAAGCAGTCTCAAAAAAATAATAAAGGGAAGAATATTGAAGCAAATTTTGCTGCTGAGCATGAAAATTTTGAGACGAATTATGCTGATGGTGATAACAATCTACCTTTCGTATCTGGCAAATTTAAGCATTTGGACATCTCAGATTTCATGACCTTTGATCCTAATGGAGAAATTGGCCCTTTGATTGGCAATGGAAGTGTCCCGAAATTGGACTAA